A region of the Denitrificimonas caeni genome:
TTGTAATACAGAGGTCATACATGCCGATTAAGTTTGAATTATTGCTGTCAGGCCACACGCGTGACAGACTTTTAAAGACCACGTAAATGACGGAGTCCAGCATGGGATACCAAAAGATCCAAGTGCCAGCCGGTGACAAAATCACCGTTAATGCAGATATGACTTTAACAGTACCAAACAACCCAATCATCCCTTACATCGAAGGTGATGGTATTGGAACGGACATCAGTCCTGTAATGATTAAAGTGGTCGATGCTGCTGTAGAAAAAGCCTACGGTGGTGAGCGTAAAATTTCCTGGATGGAAGTGTACGCTGGTGAGAAAGCGACCCAAGTCTACGATTCAGAAACCTGGTTGCCAGAAGAAACATTAGAAGCAGTACGTGACTATGTTGTTTCTATCAAAGGTCCTTTGACTACGCCAGTTGGCGGTGGTATTCGTTCATTGAACGTTGCACTGCGTCAGCAGTTAGACCTGTATGTGTGCTTGCGTCCAGTACGCTGGTTCGAAGGCGTACCAAGCCCTGTTAAGCGCCCGCAAGACACAGATATGGTTATCTTCCGTGAGAACTCAGAAGATATTTATGCCGGTGTTGAGTGGCAAGCAGGTACACCAGAAGCCGATAAAGTTATCAAGTTCTTAACCGAAGAAATGGGCGCAACTAAAATTCGCTTCACTGAAAACTGCGGTATCGGTATCAAGCCAGTTTCTGAGCAGGGTACCAAGCGTTTAGTACGTAAAGCGTTGCAGTACGCAGTAGATAACAACCGCGAATCCGTAACCATCGTGCACAAAGGCAACATCATGAAATTCACCGAAGGTGCTTTCAAAGATTGGGGCTACGAAGTTGCACGTGATGAGTTTGGTGCAGAGTTATTGGATGGCGGTCCTTGGATGCAGTTCAAGAATCCTAACACAGGCAAAAATATCGTTGTTAAAGATGCTATTGCTGACGCCATGCTGCAGCAAATCGTTCTGCGTCCAGCAGAGTACGACGTTATTGCAACCTTGAACCTAAACGGTGACTACATTTCTGACGCACTTGCGGCGCAGGTTGGTGGTATCGGTATCGCACCCGGTGCGAACCTATCTGACAGCGTTGCTATGTTCGAAGCGACTCACGGTACTGCACCTAAGTATGCAGGTCAGGATAAAGTGAACCCAGGCTCCTTGATCCTTTCTGCAGAAATGATGCTACGTCACATGGGTTGGACTGAAGCAGCTGATTTAGTGATTAATGGTATCAATGGCGCAATCTCTGAGAAGACTGTGACCTATGACTTTGAGCGCTTGATGGACGACGCTAAGTTGCTATCTTGCTCTGAGTTTGGCGATGCAATGATTGCAAAAATGTAATCTAAGCTGACGCTTTAAAACGCCCCACGAGTTGGGGCGTTTTTGTTTGTGTTGAGTGAATGCAGGTACAATTGAGCTCAACAAAAAGGAGGGGCGTTATGCCAGATGATGATTTATCTTTATTTGCACAGCAAATGCAGGGCGTGCGTCGTATCCATGTGGATCAAGCGGATGTAGGTAAGGCCAAGCCCAATCGCGCAGTCCAGCAAATGAATCGTAAAAATGCCTTACAATCGTCCGCCAGCGAACTGGTTGTTGATGGCCTATCGGACCAGTTTGTCTTGGATGTGGGCGCTGAAGATGCGCTGTATTGGGCCCGTGATGGTGTACAAGACAGCCAGTTACGACGCCTGAAGGCCGGTCAAATTGCCTTTGAGGGCAGTTTAGACTTGCATGGCATGACAGTAGAAAAAGCACGCGCTACTTTGCGAGAGTTTATTGAAGAGGCACTGCGCTTAGAGGTGCGTTGTGTGCGGGTCACACACGGTAAGGCTGCACGTTTGGACGGTAAAAAGCCGATGATTAAAAGCCATGTCAATACATGGTTGCGTCAGCATGAGAAAGTTTTAGGCTTTACTTCATGCGTGCCACGGCACGGCGGAACGGGTGCGCTTTATGTGCTGCTAAAGCGCCATATGCTAGAAGGACGTGATGAGTATTAACCACATATTTGCGAAGACAGTGGGTCACTCGCATAACAGCACGGGGACAATCAGTGAGTAACTCTGGATTAGCGACACTGCGTGATTATATTCGTTGGGCGATGAGTCAGTTTAGCCGCGCGCAGCTGTTTTTTGAGCATGGCCCTGAAAGTGCTTTTGAAGAGGCGCGGACATTGGTGCTGGGTAGCTTGCATTTACCCTATGAGCTGCATGATAAGTACCTGGATTGCAATCTGCATACAGATGAGCATGTACTGGTGCAAAATATTTTAAAAG
Encoded here:
- the icd gene encoding NADP-dependent isocitrate dehydrogenase, which produces MGYQKIQVPAGDKITVNADMTLTVPNNPIIPYIEGDGIGTDISPVMIKVVDAAVEKAYGGERKISWMEVYAGEKATQVYDSETWLPEETLEAVRDYVVSIKGPLTTPVGGGIRSLNVALRQQLDLYVCLRPVRWFEGVPSPVKRPQDTDMVIFRENSEDIYAGVEWQAGTPEADKVIKFLTEEMGATKIRFTENCGIGIKPVSEQGTKRLVRKALQYAVDNNRESVTIVHKGNIMKFTEGAFKDWGYEVARDEFGAELLDGGPWMQFKNPNTGKNIVVKDAIADAMLQQIVLRPAEYDVIATLNLNGDYISDALAAQVGGIGIAPGANLSDSVAMFEATHGTAPKYAGQDKVNPGSLILSAEMMLRHMGWTEAADLVINGINGAISEKTVTYDFERLMDDAKLLSCSEFGDAMIAKM
- a CDS encoding Smr/MutS family protein; translated protein: MPDDDLSLFAQQMQGVRRIHVDQADVGKAKPNRAVQQMNRKNALQSSASELVVDGLSDQFVLDVGAEDALYWARDGVQDSQLRRLKAGQIAFEGSLDLHGMTVEKARATLREFIEEALRLEVRCVRVTHGKAARLDGKKPMIKSHVNTWLRQHEKVLGFTSCVPRHGGTGALYVLLKRHMLEGRDEY